A stretch of DNA from Ctenopharyngodon idella isolate HZGC_01 chromosome 6, HZGC01, whole genome shotgun sequence:
catgcactctctgtaaagctgctttgaaacgatatgtattgtgaaaagcagctatacaaataaatgtgaattgaattgaattgaattgaattattagaaatgCAGAGAGGCTAATGGATTTTTAGCTAATTGGATGCTTAGGAATATGATTAAGAGCCagtgaaatgtaaatataattaacTTATTGCACTTCAGCATTTCCAACAAACGGCACCCACAAAGTGTTTTTGTGGTTTTTCATATGCTTGTTTCTGGAGACATGACATGACCACTTGACATTTAGTATTCACAGCTTGCTTTGATAATTGCCATTTATACAATGTGAGcactttttaaaggggacctgcaaaattcacttttacatggtgacTCAACATAAATGTGCGtcagcagtgtgtgtacacaaccaccctataatggtgAAAATCCACCCAGTCCTTTTTTATATTCAACagaaatcataaacagtctcaaAATGAGTCGTTCGCTTTTTCTATACATTGTGATGTCACATTGTAACAGGCCCCGCTCATGACTGGTGACGGTCTGAATCTGCCCTGTTAGtttagctcctcccctgagtgagctgaACACAGCcaccatgtttatctcctcgctACAGCAGCTTGTGGAAACAGAAGAATGTCTCAGCAGAAAGGGGgaggggagcagcagctcatttatatttaaagatacacacacaaaacagttCCGGCAAAAATTTGgggcatttttttattttgggcaTGGTATAatgaatgatctgtggggtattttgagctgaaacacattctggggacacctaaGACTTATATTTACTCTTGTAAAAAGGGGTATAATAAAGGTCCCATTTAATAAGCTGCTTTGAGTAAACATCTTCAGAGAGCATAAATGTACTACCCTATATAACATATTTGTAGTTTACAAATgggcatgattttttttttttttttttggtcaaaaaggaaaaatttcaaatatttgtaTAGGGAAAGTGTGTTGGTTGGGGTACTAGTTAGCAACGCTTTTAACAGTAAGCTAGAGATTTCCTAATTAGAAATGGATTCTGTGAGCCACTTCAAAGGACTCAAATAACTGTGACAAAATAGTTGTAAGTAAAAAgtagaatttaattttttttattttatgtatttttatttttacattattgacatttttagagtaatatatatttatttatgtttatataatttctCAAAGTACTAAAATAAGCTGCTCTAAAACACATGCATTTTAACAAGTTctccttcttttcttttttaatcccATATGTACAGTCCTTGTGTTGtgcaggtcacacacacacacgtctagCTTCATCAGTGTTGTTGAGGAGGACTGGAGCTCTCAGAGGGATGACCATTAACAGACAAAGGAGAGTTCATTCTCACCCATGTGAAACTGGCAGAGAGAATTTCAGTCAGGCACCACAGAGGAGTATCAGCCCGCCATACTGTGATTATACACGGCTATACATGGCTAACATCTCAAATATAATGGGTAAAATCTTCAGATTTTACTCTTCTGTCATCAAGAAGTTTAAATCAAGTATTATTGTGCCACAGCTTATTCTTAAATGGGTCATATCATGAATAATTTAGTTTTTGAGGATGAGGGCGTGTCACACAACCTGTCGTTACATCTGGGCTTCTACCAAGTGACAGATtcatttgtgttgtgttgtttgtATATAAAAGTACTTCTTAAGAGTAATGATATAAGAAAGTTAGCAGGAAAAGAGAAGTGTGTTATAAAGGTAATGTAGTGCACTCCAGGTGCTCTCTAAATGGCCGAACTGTGCTCCACTTTCAGCAGCGTGAGAGATGGTGACTGTTGATTTAGTTCATGGTGTTTAAAATTAGCCACGACATCCATCACTGGCACCTGGAGAGGCTCAGAGCACCAGTCGTCCTTCAGCCGTGCATCTGCATCCTCAGTGTACTACAAAAGAGCAGCCACAGGGGGGAGCATCACCTGGAAAGCCAAGAGGTCTGTGTAATACCTGGAGAGCAGTGTTGCCTAGTCCACGGGAAAACCAAAAATTTGGgttacttttacactgttgctgcgggttgtttttcatgtccacaGGTTGAAgcaccccaaataacatgatatttagcccctggaatgcaaattttacaagGGGAACCCAGCCAAAATGCggatttttgtgaaaatgtataTGTTCTGGATAAGTTTACTGaagttaaatgattaaataaataacctaTTAAATATCATTCAAATTATAGTTCAGCTTTAGTCATGTGTATTAGCCTGCTGTGTCCTATGTGGAGCTCTAAGAGCACTTAATTACCATGAATGCATGTAACGTTAGATACAGCAAAAGTAACAGGTGAGTGAATTAATGCAGTTAAATTGCTGCTTAAATTAATAGGCACAAGATTCGAAATCGTGACATAAAATGTATGGGAAAGTCATCATGatataaaagtcaaaattataagataaaaagttgaaagtatggcataaaaatgaataattatgacatacgtCAAATTATAAcagaaatcataattatgataaaGTCTAAATCATGAGATGTCAAGTCATAATTATTAGATGATTCGAAATTATGccataaaaagtttaaattgtcataaaagtcaaaattatgacaaaaagtcaaaattatgagatactaagggataagtcaaaattatgccataaaaaagtttaaattgacATTTAAGTCGaaacataaaaagtcataattatgacataaaactcaaaattgcagcacaaagttgaaattatgaaaagtaataaatgttgaaataatgacAATAGttgaaaatatgagataaaaatCACTATAAGCTTGACATAATTGTGAATTGGTAAAAATCACATATCattaaatgatcacagaagtatTGCTCAGAAATAAAAGATCACAATATCTTGGATCGAAATCTATATTTTACCTGAGTGTAATGCATTCTGTGATTGCTGTAAATGACACATGTGATGCTGCTTAAAGAAGTTATTAAGTTAACAGCTGTTTTTGTATGCTAACTGGTACCTCATTCACTACCATTGTCAAGGTCATGAGTTCAATTCCCAGGCAACACACAAATGCACTGTAAGCTGTTTGGATAAAAGTGTGTAAGTGCCAAATATGTAAGTGTAAAAAAACCGCTGTTTATGTGGGTATTCTGAATGTGTTGACACATGTATGCTAACTGTCAAGCCACAGGCAAGGGCTGCCTACTGGAGAAAttgacaaaataatgacttctcAAGAATTTACCACTCAACGACACAGGAAATTCAGTAAAGGCAAGGGGAAAAGTTTGTTCTGATCCAATGTTTTGTTGGGTAGACTGCAATGTGCTCTGTCAATATGTCCTGTGTGTTACAGTGATGGCAAATATAGCACAAAAAAACAGCACCATTACACGAAGACAGCAGATGCATTGTTCGTGCGTGTGTGGGTGTGTACTCATATATTTGCATATAACTTTTCATGTCATGATGAAATCCCGCCAGCAATGGCAATACATCACACACACTCCCACAGGAGTTTTGAGGGTGTgaagatgatgacagaattgtacgTTTATTGCAAATTATCTGCTGAGGGTGTGACTTGACTGACCAAATTTAGAACCGGTGATTAATGCTACATACACAATACAACCATATATATTTTCCCTCATTTAGTTTGAATGGGCTCGCGATTAATAATTAACAtctgaaataatgttttaactGCAACGTGTCATTTAGTACTGCTTCAtgtcatatatatacatacacatatttaGGAGGGAAGCATGCAAACTATGTGCATGAGACCGCATTTCCACTGCAGGTCTTGATGCCCAATTCTGATTTGTTTACAATATCTGATTTTTTACAACCCAATATAGACATACTGACTCGGAAAAGCTTAGGCCAAAAAGGAAGTAAAAACTGCGATTGGCAATGGACACAGATTAAATGATAATACAAGCTTTTGCTTTCTGCACTATCTTTAAAGGTcaacaaaacattaaaggtggggtaagtagtttttcaaaaacgctgttggacattgttgatatttgaaatcaacccaaacaaacccacccctttcttcattgctccgcctccaaaacttaccctccaatcctaaccaccctgctccgagtcagtCTCGAACCCCAGTCCATTCGCTGCTGGCAAGCAAGGccagtgcactaacaatgacgctaaacaccgctcatattcttttgagctcttttgtattgtttcTCATctctttttctgcatttttttttttcaaatctccctcttgctcgttctctctcctcgaacgttatacgccccctaatgctgattggttacacatTTGTTGTTGGCGTCGgcctgactaacttccaaacagtgtttttgaaaaactacttaccccacctttaagatTGAGAAAAAAGAGCCCTTTTTGCAGCCTGGGCATTGAAAAGAGTCATATGATCGCGGTTGGTGTCCACCTGAGTTGATGTCATTCGCCACCATGGCTTTTTCAATGACATatgatttatttccacatatgaatgaggcCAGAAACTGATCTGAGAATATCGGAATCCATGTGCTTTTTCCCTGCTTACACATTCATTGGTTACATCCGATCTGTGCCACATGGGAGAAAAGAATCGGAATTGATTCACCTGAACTATGTAATACAACAGCGGCCTTACATTTACTATAAGAAGAGATAAAATGGATAATAGAGATATCTATAATAGTTTTCATGGTTGCAGTAACATTGATTAATTACTGAAATGGCTAAAATTTGCTTCAATATGTCTCTGTGTGTTAGGAAACATTCATAAGACACTCATGCATTTCTTATGCTCCCATCATACTTGATTCATAACAGCATATGTTGTTCTCTCCACACGTTTTGTACCAGATCATTATTGTGATAAACTGTGAGTTTGTTACTGTTATTCTCTGTTAGCTACTGCTGCTTTCTGCATGAGGAGTGTTTGTCAGCCTCGCAGGGACCGAAACACAATAGAGCAGCAGCACTGGGCAGTTTCCTGTTACTCCTCCATTAGACGGATCAATAAATGCTGCATCTGCTGTCAGATGAGAACACAACAACACCCCAGAGaaacagacacagagagaaGACAACAGTCATGCTACAGAGTGCATgggaaaaattcatgttttcatggTGCCAATAATTAGCAGTATTAGCATCACATTAACATTTCTCATACTTGCTCTCATAAGGATTTAGGACTTAGAGTTTTTTAgttctgttttatattttaacacaGTCTAGGACAATGGTggagaaataaaatatatgcataaaagacatttgaaaaaaaaaaaaaaaaaaacgaataaaaaaaTTTCCAGGACAGTTTTAACGTGACATGTAAAGAAGGACTTGTGTAGTCTGtgatcttttttattttatgctcaTATTCTTCAGTGATACATTGTCAGCCTTTTTCTAAAATACCTCTGGTGTGAAAGGTTCAACTATTCTGCCCTCTGGTGGCAAATGCATATGTGGACAGATTGCAAACAAGCATAATGCATGGAcacaaaaaatactttattttcagactttttCCAGTATAAACTTGGCACACATAATTCAGAGTGACACAATTTACAgtgatattaaataaatgtttacacaataaatagcaatactttctaaaggtgtttCAGCCGCTAGCAAAGTACATCATGTTGACGATACACAATCACCTCTAAAAAGGTGTTTCACTCTAAGCTGCTTGAACATTGATGGTCTTGAATCCACGGAGGACGGTGGACAGATTCATCAACACTAATCTAGCGTGAAGCATCTTGGCTCCCGTCATCCTGGGAATGAAACGCACGGGGCTCCTCATGGTTTCTCGAGGCTGGATCATAACCCTGAGATATAAAGCACGAGACATTTAAACACAGGCAAATCACTATTACCACTGCTCatgtttagggttagtgatttACACAAAAAAGTGTTTGTTACACCAATAAGGACTCAtcttaaatctagattaaatcAGGTTAATCAAGATAGATTACTTTCAATTCTGTTGCTCCCTGTATTTTAAACTCTGATTTAAATATAAGGGTAAATCGTATATAATGGGGCAAATCTGCAGGTTTAACACACAAATTATATACAGATTCTGTGATATGCATATGATAACACCATGTGATTTTAGAGCTTCAGAAATGCTGACTGACAAGTATGTACTGACACTTTTAATTGACACAGCTGCAGTAAAGCTGATAACAAAGATAAAGATGTCAAAAAATGTCAGGAACAACCCCTCCCAGTTTACAGATATAAACTGTATGTACTCGACTGTTTGACGCCCTTCAGCGTCACCTCTCGCACTTCTAGGTATGTGAACTAAATTTACCTTGTGAATCATAGTGTGTGCTAAAATACCAAAGTTACTATACAGTGACTGTTACTACTGTTGAATCAAAATAGATGAATATGGTATCTGACCAATGACAGATGTGGGGCATGTTTGGGAAATCTATTCGAAAACAGTcatttaactaaattagatGGTTATTTTTGTGACTTCATTTGGTGATCGCtctaaaaactgaaattaaacacTTCATGTACCTCATCTGAACCTTCTCCTCCAAGAGTCCTGAACCCGCTATGGTCAGTTCACCGCTCACTGCAACGTTGAATGGGTTGGTAAAGGTCACTGTGGCAACTTGCTGTGTGTTAATGATGACCGAGTGCTCGTTTTGAATCTGGAAGAAAAAACAGGGTTCTTATTTAAATTGCTTTATTTCTTGTGTTACTTGTGAATTCAGTTATGCCCAAACTCTTTATAATATCTATCTTTTAAATATCCTTTAATCTTGGAGCGATGCATGTGTTTATTaagtttataataaaaaaacaatctgaaaacagttttatttagtcacaaaacaaacattgtgTTGTTTCTTAAAGTCAACATTTTGCAACCGATTGTAGGATGGGACTcggtccattgggaattgattggtaTGAAGGGGggtcaatatatatatacactggtATGTCTAATATATTGgagatatacatatatattggtATGTCTATGATGGGCCACCAGTACCTGTATATTGAGGGCAGGGCTGCAGATGTTAAACTCTTCTGAAGCCAGCACTCTCTCTTGAGACTTCACATCCTCTATAACCACAGCCAGGTTAACCAGGTAATCCTCCATAACCTCCTTCAGCATGTACTCCTTGAAGAAGATCTCATGGTTCACAGTCACAGCTGGTGGAGTACAACAAACAGGAATCATGGAGTTGACTGTGCGATTCCTAATGAATCATTTCAACACATGTTTGTGGTATTCAAAATCATGTAGTCCAATAATATCCAGATGGATGTTATTAGACTTGCAAGTGGAAGAAATGCGTTATGCATATACTAGCTGTGCTCAGAAAGGAATCCTAGCTTACTGCACAGTGTATACTGTCTACTATATTTAAAAAGGCCATATTAtacccttttacaaagtcttgattttgtttttgggctctactagaacaggttttcatactaaaagtttttcatgtaaaaaaaacaaaaaaacaaaaaacaaaaacaacatttttcccatatttgacattgttgcatcTCGTCTCTTACCAGTCTGTCAGCAACGCTCtgtatgaagcccctccttctgaaaagcacactgttctctgattggtcggctggaccagtgtgttgtgattggttaagTGCTTcgagtgtgtttgggaaatgtcccgccccttaccataaccgccaatttcaacacactactatcTTAACCAGGCTCCGCccttttattttgcatatgcattgggcaggaattatttaaatgagaaatactgtgacgtgttcgttcACGGAAGAagactcaagactacaatggaggcgtttcagggagttcagaaacagtgcacaCTGATAAAGAGAATAACTCCTGCTGGAGGAACTTTGTGCTTTGGAaatttgcagagctttttcatgctcaaacagcaacattacaaactaaagaaagatgaaaatataaaaaagtgtattaggtcctctttaaaaaatgtgtcagACAGTAGTGTTACATTTTAGTCACATGATGCCATCATGATGCATGCGAGTGCTGTCCAGTTAACAACTTAAAAATTAGCAAAGTTGGgtttttcaattttcaatttaattttgtgtaaatattttGGCAGTCCAATAAATAATGAGTAAAATATTGCGACTACTTCAATCGTGATGTGATATTTTTGCCAAATTGCCCACCACTACAGCACAGTAACTGTGGAAAACAACTGGTTCtaagtacattttaaactaatttTAAGCACTTTGTGCTGTTCAGTATAGGTTGCAGAATTCTTACTTTTATTCGGGCCGATCGTCAGATCATCATGAGCCTCCCAGAAGGGTCCAGTGGGATTGCGGTTGTACTCTTTGTTTTGAGCGTTCACGTGTTTTCGCAGCAGTTTCGGAATTGCCTCTTTGTTAGTGATTGTGACGctgaaagaaatgttttctcCGACAACAGGTGCTTTCAAAAGCTGGAGAGAAACTGCAATGCCCTGAGGTGCTGCATGAAAagacatgcaaaataaaatattaaatcagGGCATTCAGTTATATtactcaaacaaacaaagagcAGTGTTTATGTGGGCGGATAAAACAAATGCTAAAACGTACCGCCTCTTCCATTAGCACCTTCACCACCTCGAACTGGAAGAGagtatttttgaaaatgtagatgaataaaaaaaaaaaagaagaatcaaaatatataaaaaaaataataaatatcatcataaaaataaaaatatcataaacatcataaaaatattatcaaaattGTATATGTAgataatgaccctacaagtttgaataaaacataaaaatatgaggaaaatattttatataatttaaatatgaagaAAGAACAAAACTTGGTTAAAGTATTTAtcagacaaaattatttggcaaaaaaaggaTGTCATGTGTGTCATTTTTTGTATCCCAAAATATTTCCTCAAAGTCTTCAGGAAATATGTTTAAGAACAAAAcaatcattctttttttatattttggtgATGCTGATACTAGATGAATTACACACTTCATAAAAAATGGAAAGATAAAATGACTTACCATCAGCGCTGAACATACGAGCTGTTGTTCCaactaaatgtaaaagaaatgtatataaagatatatatatgtatatatatatatatatatatatatatagatatatatatgtatatatatatatatatatatatatatatatatatatatatataaaaacctgtttaacagtacatttttttctgtctttctcttacCCATCATCTCAGTTTTGTATTCTGACGTGATGTCCTGCATAAGCATGGATCCGGGACGTTTGGTGCAGATCAGGGCTCCAACTCTCTTTTTGTCCACGTTAGTAGCTAATATCGTCCTATCTCTCATGATTATACTACACACATCCGCATTCACTTCTGCGTAAACGAACGGTACATCGTATAGTGCGTCCACCTTCTGCTCATAAATGGCTTTAACAGCAGCAGGGCCACAGCGGTACATTCCTGTGACAGAATTATGGCCAGgttcattttatgttttattatgaacagcATCATATCCCTACTGAAAACAACAGCATACTTTAAAGTGACTGGTCTTATCAGCGGGGATAAAAAGCACACAAGTTTTCTATATGCATTAGCGTTGACTGACCCGCACTCAGCTCTTGTGGTGTGGGGTCAAGAACCTGCCAGCCGTCATAACCTTGACCCAGATCAGGCCTCTTCATCCAACTCTCCACCCACACATGGAAATTCCTGAAAAAGGACAAACAATTCTAACTCACATTTTATCAGATTAAAAATGCTGAAACAATTCATTTCAACCACAATCAATTCAGGTTTATTTGTAAAGGTACTGTATCCCAATAAGGAGCCATTTAAAAGtacattacctttcaaaagttttggatcagtaagatttttttttttttttttttacttttattcagcaataatgcattaaattgatcaaaagtgacagtaaatacatttataatgttacaaaagatttctatttcaaataaatgctgtcattttgaatcattttgaaagtatcatggtttccacaaaaacatgaagcaaatcagcatattagaatgatttctgaaggatcatgtgacactgaagactggagtaatgatgctgaaaattcagctttgatctaaactacatttaaaaatatgatcaaatagaaaacagttattttaaattgtaataatatttcactgttttcactgtatttttgatcaaataaaatgcagctttggtgagtagaaaagacttctttcaaaaacttttaaaatt
This window harbors:
- the tgm5l gene encoding transglutaminase 5, like, with the translated sequence MDEFKLRNVNLQQVQNQIRHRTDGLSSSTLVLRRGQPFTILMNYDGRPFDPLKEKLVFRIVLAGPLFVEVPVSMSGQPSPSQWSAILERSVPAPNAPRTMSVSLFSPASSSVGVYTFHLRVETRLSVKTHLLGQFTLLCNPWCQADSVFLPSEDLRNEYIRNDIGLLFKGSPGSVVSRPWSFDQYETGILDICMKLLQLSPQYQTDMRKDLVNRSNPVYIGRVISAMVNCQDDKGVLMGNWSGDYSNGVNPSNWSGSADILRMWSETQFRPVKYGQCWVFAAVMCTVMRALGIPTRVVTNFNSAHDTNGNMVIEEFYSEMGEKLSIGRDSIWNFHVWVESWMKRPDLGQGYDGWQVLDPTPQELSAGMYRCGPAAVKAIYEQKVDALYDVPFVYAEVNADVCSIIMRDRTILATNVDKKRVGALICTKRPGSMLMQDITSEYKTEMMVGTTARMFSADVRGGEGANGRGAPQGIAVSLQLLKAPVVGENISFSVTITNKEAIPKLLRKHVNAQNKEYNRNPTGPFWEAHDDLTIGPNKTVTVNHEIFFKEYMLKEVMEDYLVNLAVVIEDVKSQERVLASEEFNICSPALNIQIQNEHSVIINTQQVATVTFTNPFNVAVSGELTIAGSGLLEEKVQMRVMIQPRETMRSPVRFIPRMTGAKMLHARLVLMNLSTVLRGFKTINVQAA